The region CTTATTGAGGATATCTTGAAACAGAAgttagaaagggagggagggagggagggagggagggaaaggaaaggaaaggaaatatgaGGGAAAACAAGACAAGATATATTCAGCTCAAAAAGTGAAATTCTTTTCATTGTTCACTTGTAGAAAAGAGTTTAGCATATTGCGTGGTGAAGAAGCTGTGACaattttcctcttttaaagggTATTTATTTTAGAAACCAAGGCTGGAATTTTAGGAATGAGGCATTCTTTAGAAtaatttaggattttttttataaacaaaatcCACGTGTGATGGTTTCTGTTTAGCAAGAGATAGAAACACGTTACTGTCTGAAAATCCTGCATGCAAGTCTATGGGCTGCAGCTCACCTTGCTTTGGGGAGAGACAGCCCAGGTTCGTCTACGGTGGCCCCATTTCCCCGAGAGTTCAGAAAATACTGTTTCAACTCATGTGGCATCTGCCTGTCCCCCAGAACACTTCACTCTTATTTCCTGCCTAGAAGCCAGCATACCCTTTCCTAACACAGCCATTTGTCAGAGACAGACATAGTCTCCGACTTCCAACTCTGTGGTTCTCAGGATGAAGCTATGATCTGGAGCATAGCCCTTCCTCACTAGACCCGAATGAGAGCTCTGGACCGCCTTAGCTGGTCTACAAACCTGGTCAACCAGGAAAAATTACTGCACAGGGAGAGCCCAAGTCCTGCTCTGTGAGCCCAAGTCCTGCTCTGTGAGCCCCTGGTCATTCTGCTGGGGCATGCGTCCTCCGTAGTCACATTCCCCACAAACAGCATCACAAGAGCATCTAGACAAGCCAGCATCCACAGGCTGACCCCAGGGAGGTCAGTGTGGATGAACCAGGGAGCCACAGGGGCACCTGCTCCAGCCTTGGAAGCTCGTCCCAGGGCTCCTGGATTAGCACCAGCTCCAAGCGTTCTGCCCTGAGATGTGTGATCTGTAACCACACCACTCTGATGTGCCCGTCCCCGTCAGACGCTATGTTCAGAGCTGTGCCCTGGCCTCTGCCCTCCATATGTACTTGGCACACATGTCTCACACATGGTATCACTGTCTTGGGAGCTACAGAAGAGGACCTGCAGCGAAGCATGGCCTCTGTAAGTTACCAAGGTCCCACCCGTTCCCTTGCTGTTTCTGTGGAGCACTGTCTTATGTTGAAAAGTGAGAGGTTCTGTTGGTCAACGTGACGGGAAACAGTGACGGGAAAAGCTGTCTTGCCTGAGCCTGCAGCTCTGCTGAAACACCTCCTGACGCATAGTTAAATAAACACGGGAGCTGGAGAGGCAGGGTCAGGGCCAGAAAACAGGGCTAGGCACTAGGGGCTAGCCATACCATGAAAGCCAAAATTTAGGCAACCTGGCTTGTTAAATCTCACTGCTCACAACTACAGGGTCTCTAACGCAAGAATGGCTGCATTGTGCCCTGGGCCCCACTTGACAGGAGAGCCAAAAATCCCACCTTTAACAGATAAAACATATCCATTTAATGTCGTGGAGAGAAATTTAGAACTCAAGTTCATGCTCACTTTCCATGGGTTACAGCAAAACCTGGCCATGGAGAGCTGTGGGGCCGCCACTCACCTGGCACTGCACCGTGCACTGCATGCCCCTTCCTCTTTCTGGGGTCTCATCCCCCTGGTTTCCATAGCTGCTGTGCCTGACAGATACTGCCCCAGGGTGGTGTCGGGTGATCTGCTGTTTGTGGGGCTCGTGATGGGCTTCTGGTGTGTTCTATGCAGAGGAGCTCAGCCGAGGCATGGAGTTGAGTCACACACTGCAAACTATAGCTTGGCTGCTTCCAGAAAGCCACCCCGGGTTCTGGCTCAGTGAACGTATTAGGTAGGGTCTCCCGGGAGGAGCCTGAACACAGTGGTCCCGTGTGCTTAGCGCAGGGCCCATCATGGGTGTAGCTTCAGGCATTGATCTACAGGTGATGGAAGTTCTTTTGAAGCCGTCCTGGTTATCAGCCTGTGTGTGGTCTTAGCAGGAGCCTTCCCTGAACTGAGCAGGCAGGCGTCCTTCTCACACGTGCTCATGAGAACACCACCTGATGGGGGACCTGCCTAATGCAAGCCTGAGCAACAGTGGGACTTCTCTTTGCTGGGCTTTGCAACCTAGAGATGTCCTCTTTGGCCCTGCCCCTAGCACTGGCCCTCTTGGCTTTGAGTTTCTTCCCAGGTCAGACTTCTGGGCTCTCCCACTAGCCTGCGTGGagagctctgggctctgggctgccTCCAGTTTGGTCTCTTAGTCTTTTCTCTCATCCAGCCATCCCTGCCTGGCCTAATTCTGTTTATTCCATCAGTCTTTTGTCTCTTCCAGTCGGGCACGTGAAGGAAGCCAATAACAGCAGAGTGCTGTTGAAAGACCACTGCGGCCCCGCTCAGCGTCCTGCTTGTAATGGCAAGGGTCGAAGAAATGGTCAGCCTCTGAACACAGGGGTGTTGCAAGGACTTTTCTAGTTGGGTTTTTGTTGGCAAAGAAAGGCATCACAGCACCCAAGTCCATGCAGAGGAGGCCGCCATGAGGTGCAAATGCTACAGGACCAGTATGCAGAACAGACACTTCTGTATCCCTCGAGGCGAGCCACAGGGACTGAGGCCTTTGATCAGAGTCCAGATGTGCTTTCTTATATAGCCTCACATGTCAAAAATTAAAGGCTTAGTATAAAAACAAATGCCGTGTTTTTCTAACCTGAGAAAATGTTCTCTTCAGCATTTCCAGACACCAGTCTACTCCCTTTCGCTTTCTTAAAACTGCACTTTTGACCAGGCTAGTCAGCATATCCTTGTCCAGTTAATTCATCCTGTCTTACCTTGCAATGGCCTGTCACCCTGTTGGCTCAAGGTGCTGTGCCACACCTCATCAGCCACTGACCAGAAactagcaaaaacaaaacaaaacaaaacaaaaacctaattcCCTAAGAAACTCCTCATTGGCCCTGAGTGCTACACAGAAAAGAACTCGCCTGACACAGAGCCAGTCCTCTGACCTAAGAGCTGCAAGATGAGACGGGATAACAGGGGTCCTCTAGGGACTTGGCTGGATATGCTTAAGAAGGAAGCCCCTAGTCCAGCCGTCTGTCTTGTGGAAGTGTCCCACAGCCAGGCCCAGCTGTGCCTTAATCCGTTTTCTATTTGCCAGCCTTCCAGATGTTCAGCCCTTTTGTCTTTTGCCGCTTCTCTTTACTGCAAGCTCTTCATTCTGCCCCCCACCCTAAGTCTTTGTGTTTCGTTACCTGTGGGCCAGTTTGGCCATAGCTCTGGGAGGTGTTTTCTGTATGTCAAGTCCCAGAGAGAGTAGTTCTTCTGGGATTCAGACTTAGGGCAGTAGATGTGGGGCAGGAAACAGAAAGCTGGCGTTTGTGAGGACAGCAGACACGGGCGTCCGGGTACCGCGGGACGCTGGTgctcttctgcctctgagtgACGCACCTCTCACTTTACGCTCTCTGGACTGTTTCAGAGGAGGCAGACCATTACAGCTTCGGAGCAGGCACTCTGTCGAGGAAGAAGAAGGTGCTGGTGACCCTGAGGGATGAGGGTCTGCGTCGGCGTGCCCAGCTCAACATCAGCATGCCGCACGACTTCCGCCCGGTGTCCTCCATCATTGACGTGGACATCCTCCCTGAGACGCACCGCCGCGTGAGGCTTTACCGGCACGGCTGTGAGAAGCCGCTGGGCTTCTACATCCGAGATGGCACCAGCGTGCGAGTGACACCCCACGGGCTGGAAAAGGTACCAGGGATCTTCATTTCCCGAATGGTGCCCGGCGGCCTTGCGGAGAGCACTGGGCTGCTGGCTGTGAATGACGAAGTCCTGGAGGTGAATGGGATTGAGGTCGCTGGAAAGACATTGGATCAAGTCACGGACATGATGATAGCCAACAGCCACAACCTCATTGTCACTGTCAAGCCCGCCAACCAAAGGAACAATGTGGTCCGCAGCAGCCGCGCCTCCGGCAGCTCTGTCCAGTCCACAGACAGCACCACCAGTCACCACAGCCTGCCAGGCACCCACGCCCTGCAGAATTCTGAGGAAATGGAGAGTGATGAGGAGGCCGACATCGTCATCGAGGGGGCTCTAGAGCCTCACCACATTCCCAAGATGCAGGCTGTGCCTCCAGGCAGCCTCTCGAGGGCCAATGGCGCCAGCCTGGCTCACAGGCTGCACAGAGGGGACGTGGGCCTGCATAGCTCTGGGAGGGAGAGCAATGGCAGCATCCACAGATTTCTCAGCTCTCTGAAACCAGACCCCCGACACAGCCTGGTCCTCCCCCAGGGAGGGGTGGAGGAACACGGACCGGCCATTACCCTCTAGGGCTGGAGCCACTTGGCAGGCTGAAGTCCCAGACAGACTGTGTGTTACCAAGACGCACGGCTGGCAAGTATTAACTAGCGGGTAGTACTATTAGATGTATAGCGACTCCAAAGGgaaatgctttaaattttttgtcaattttaaaataaggaaaataattgtgtacttcatcttttctttttttttcatcatcATTCCTACAACCTTATTCTTTATTTAAACTTTTGAACAAGAATACtatttttataggatttttttttccacagaacTTAAAATATGCACGACTGCAAATTATCTGGGCCAGCCTGACTGCATGTCCAGAACCTTTGCAGAGTGAAACAAAATACAAAGTGCGCAGAGTATTTTTAACACTGCTTAaatacttgtttttaaaatgaagcttTATAgatgacttttttaaaataaaaatagtaaaattcaTGTTTTTAACCAGTTCGTGTAAAACTATCTTGTGATGCCTGAGTGCTCTACTGACCCAGGGTGGCTGTGACAGGAGAATGGAAACTAAGACTGGGTTCCATCACAGAAAGTCTGTTTTCACATTGTTTACAACCAGCTCAAAAAGccctctgggggctggggatttagctcagtggtagagcgcttacctaggaagcgcaaggccctgggttcggtccccagctccgaaaaaaagaaccaaaaaaaaaaaaaaagccctctgGCCTATACTCAAGAACCACTGCGGTTACAGGGATTTGCAGAGCTGTCCCAGCCACGACAGCCAGGCAGTCACTGCTGTCAGCTTAAAGTGGATTTAGGAGTCCAGCAACTCTGCTGGCTAGAAGGTGAGGCCAGCGAGTCCACGTGGGATTCAAAATCAACTGTTCCGCTAGTGTTTTCGTTGGGTTGGGTGACTGGGGCAGTTTTAAGATGTCTTCAGTAGAAACGAGTATCGCCCCAAAGGCCCTCAGCCGTTTAGTGGATGCGCGTGTTAGCCTTGCTTCTGAAACGGCTGGTTACTTTTATAAGAGAAGATTAGAGCACGTCGATGTCTGCTCCTGGAACAGAGAGCAGTGTCAGGAATTATCCTAACAAGTCGCAGGGAACTTAATGGTTTTGACAGAAGGTCACTTCTCTTTAACCTTCTTGGAGGTTTGTTAATGTCTGACCCAATTAAATATTATATGAATTGTGTCTTCTGTTTGGATACAGTGTTGGGGGAGAATATCACATTAATTAACTGAGAACAAACTGACCCAAGTGAATCCTTCATGGAAATAAAGGTTTAAAGTAGCCAGGTCGAGTGCCCCAGCTGCTGCCCTATGGTCTAGTGTCACCTGCTGGTAAGACGCGGAACTGCCCTCTTCGTGAATGCATCTCACTGCATTGTCCTTTGTCCAGAATGAATCCAGTCAGATAGTTTCCTTTCCTTCGGGGAACTGTTTACCAGGCAGAAGCTGCTCTGGCTAAGGATCATTCTCTCGGCCTGTGTCTGTTTCTCAGTTATGTGCTGAGCGTCATCCACACAAGGAGAGCAAGATGCTCCCTCCGTGGGTCTCGGTGAGAATCCAGACACCCAGATCCATGGCTTCCAAATCGCTAAGAgcagttgttttgtttctgtgctgCTGCAGCGATCTGGAATGGGTTTTACTAAGACAGATAttacagaaccaaaaaaaactgCTACTCAGTTCCTACAAGACTTGTTCTCGGCTACACTGTCGCTTGGTATTCCGTGTTAAACAACGCTGTTTTTGCTACCAAGAAAGGAAGTGATGTTTCTCGCCATGCCCAAGTTGTTTGGTAGATGTGAATCAATtaattcaaaacattttttaaagcaaagaggTCTAAGCTTTGTAAGCTGTTGTCTGTGAGGAATTACATGTGTTTAGCAGATGCCTGAGAGtatttttctaaacagaactctactcttaccattttatttcttctttcaaataaTCTGtcattatatattaaatttttttgttgtacatatCAGAATAAAAAGCTTTTCTTTTGAGTTAACGTGTGTTACTGATATTCCTCTTCCTCTCGGCTGctgttctattgctgggaagagataGGTAACGTATAAAAGGACGCGTTTAACCGGGGCCTGACTTCagcttcagagggtgagtccgtggccgctg is a window of Rattus norvegicus strain BN/NHsdMcwi chromosome 18, GRCr8, whole genome shotgun sequence DNA encoding:
- the Pard6g gene encoding partitioning defective 6 homolog gamma: MNRSFHKSQTLRFYDCSAVEVKSKFGAEFRRFSLDRHKPGKFEDFYQLVVHTHHISNTEVTIGYADVHGDLLPINNDDNFCKAVSSANPLLRVFIQKREEADHYSFGAGTLSRKKKVLVTLRDEGLRRRAQLNISMPHDFRPVSSIIDVDILPETHRRVRLYRHGCEKPLGFYIRDGTSVRVTPHGLEKVPGIFISRMVPGGLAESTGLLAVNDEVLEVNGIEVAGKTLDQVTDMMIANSHNLIVTVKPANQRNNVVRSSRASGSSVQSTDSTTSHHSLPGTHALQNSEEMESDEEADIVIEGALEPHHIPKMQAVPPGSLSRANGASLAHRLHRGDVGLHSSGRESNGSIHRFLSSLKPDPRHSLVLPQGGVEEHGPAITL